TCTGCCCGGCAACCCGGTGGCAACCCTTGTGACCTTCATGATGATCGCACGCCCCATGATCGCAGGTTTTAGCGGACGCCGTGATATTGCCACGCGCAGCTATAAAATCCCGGCGGCCTTTGACATGAAACATAAGGGCGGGCGGTATGAATGGCAGCGTGCCTATCTGAAAGAAACCCCTTACGGCCCGGTTGTTGAATTGTTCCATACCACAGGTTCCGGCATTTTGACCTCTATGGTGAAAACAGACGGGCTGGTGGAAATTCCAGATCATGCCCATGAGATTGAAGCCGGGGATCTGGTTGATTTCATCCCCTATAGCGAGGTGAGCCAATAATGAAAGTTCTGTATTTTGCTTGGTTGCGCACCAAAATTGGTTGTGCAGAAGAAGAAATTGACCTGCCCAAAGACGTCAATACAGTCGCTGGTGTGCTGGATCATTTACGCAGCCGAGGCGATGCTTATGCCGAGGCTCTCAGTGCCGATAAAGTCATTCGCGTGGCCGTCAATCAGGATTATGCTCAGGAAGTCGATATAGTGCGCAACGAAGATGAATTTGCCATTTTCCCCCCTGTGACCGGAGGCTGATCCATGATCCGGGTACAGGCAGAAAATTTCGATGTGGGTGCAGAAATCAACGCGCTAAGCAAAGGCAACACAGCCATTGGCGGGATTTGTTCCTTCGTGGGACTGGTACGCGATTTCCAACATACCAAAGAAGATGAAGTACGTGTTTCCGCCATGACGCTGGAACATTATCCGGGCATGACGGAAAAGAAGCTGGAAGAGATTGAAGCCATTGCGCAAGACCGCTGGCCCTTGGAAGATGTCTTGATCATTCACCGTTATGGCCGCATGGAACCAGGAGAAAACATTGTCTTGGTCGTCACCGCATCAGCCCACCGCAAGGCGGCGTTTGAAGCCGCTGAATTCCTAATGGATTTCCTGAAAACAAAGGCCCCCTTCTGGAAATTGGAAGAAGACCAGGACGGGGCGGGCAGCTGGGTTGATGCCCGCGAAGCTGATGACGCCGCAGCAAATCGCTGGGAAATAAAAAATGGGGCTGAAGTAGCTAAGGGTTAATGTTTAGCCTGTTTATACCATATTTTCAGCTGCTTTAGGAGGTCTGCGTGGTTGCCTCCATTGAAACGCCATTCACACTCCTTGAGAAACCAGTAGAAATGGTCAGGTTTGATACCATTGAATCTTCGCATATGCCGCTTTGCCTGATTCCAGAAATTCTCAATGCCATTGATGTGATTTTGTTTGTCTGCAAAGAGTTTGGAATGGTTGATGCGACGGTGATGGAAGTCTGAAACATCCAGTGCGTTGTAGGCACCGAACGTATCGGTATAGACGATACTGTCAGGCTCGACCTTCTCCTGAATAATCGGTAACAGCGTCTCTGTCTTTGCATTGGGAATGATTGCCGTATAGACCTTGCCACCCCGCTTTAAAAGGCCAAACACAGCCACTTTGCCGCCAGCACCACGACCTCGTTTTCCTTTACGGACACCGCCAAAATAACTTTCATCAGCTTCAATCTCGCCTTGCAAACGATAGCTCGGCAACTTGCTGGCAATCAATTGGCGAAGCCGCATGAAGAAGCGGATCGCCATGTTCGCCTGCACGCCAACAATCTCAGCAGTCGCTCGGGCAGTGCTGCCTGCGACAAAATGCTCAATAAGCTTGCTTTGCTGACGTGATGTCAGGCGACTTTTTCGAGTGTACATCGTAGCCATTATAGAACCTCTTTCAGTTCTTAGCTACTTCAGCCCCTAAAAAATTAAGTTGCTAATTCCTTAGGGTCAGAACCTATGAATTTACTGAGTTTGGCGGCGCTAAAAATAAAGGTGGATTAGGCATGAAACTTGCCGCAGTGCCTTCCACTGCAAGAGTTTTATAACGCGAGCCAGCTTTATTTTTAGCCCGTCCCTTCGGGATTTGTAGAAAATGACGCAAAGACCACGTCAATGACTTTTGAAAGAGAATACTCTTCCTGCAAGTCATTTCCTTGCCTTGCGACATTTTTTACAAACCAAACGCAATAAATTCATAGGTTCTGACCCTAACAATCCCAATATATTATGGAATGAAGAATAAAAAAGAGGTTTCCCATGGTCGACTCCCCCTATCCCCCGGTTCAAGCTTACCTGAACACCCATTTCATTGAAGGGCGTGAAGGGCGTGCCTTACGCATCCTGTCTGAATATATCGAACCGGATGCCCGTTTTGAGGCCAACAACGTTGAAGATACCATCATCTTTTTCGGCTCCGCCCGCACTCTTCCCCGCGATGTGGCAGAAGAACAACTCGCAGAAGCCAAGAAAAGCAATGGCGATGTAGCACGTGCTGAAATGGACCTTCATATGTCGCGCTATTATGAAGATGCTCGCGAACTGGGACGACGTTTGACCGAATGGTCCAAGGCACTGGAAGGCAGCAAAAAACGCTTTGTGCTTTGTACGGGTGGCGGACCGGGCATTATGGAAGCCGGAAACCGTGGTGCCTCAGAAGCCAAGGGGCTGAATATGGGCTTTAACATCACCCTACCCTTTGAACAAGGTCAAAACCCTTATATTACCCGCCAGCTTGCCTTTGAATTTCGCTATTTCTTCATGCGTAAATTCTGGTTCATGTATCTGGCAAAAGCCATGGTCGCTTTCCCCGGTGGTTTTGGTACCATGGATGAATTGTTTGAAGCCCTGACCTTGATTCAAACTGATAAAGTCAGCAAAAAACTACCCATTGTCCTTTATGGAAAAGAATTCTGGGATGACGTGGTTAATCTGGATGCTCTAGTCAAATACGGCACCATCAGCGCGGAAGATTTGGAGCTTATCCGTTTCTGCGATGATGTGGATGAGGCTTATGACTATCTCACCCGTTTTCTGGAAGAACACGCCATTGCCGAAATGGCCCGCAGCCATTCAAAAGCACCTTGAAAATAAGCTTAGACCCGCTTTCTAAGACAAGTATCCAAACAATGACCAGGCTGAAAATGCAGACATTGTGAGGAAGAGAACACCTGCACAGCGATGAAGCCAGATCAAGGGCAAATATCGTAGAACCTTTTTACCCGCAATCACACCTAGAACAGAGGTCAAAGCAAGCGCAACGGTTGCCCCCAACCAGACAAACAGGATCGGATAAAGCCCGGCCAGACCCGCAACTGCGATTTGCGTTTTATCCCCAAGTTCAGCCAGAAAAATCATCAAGAAAGTGGTGACAAAAAGACTATGAGCCTTTGTTTCCACAGTGTCTTCTTCCTCTTCATCAGCTGAAGCAAACAAGGAATGTAAGCCAAAGCCCGCAAAGAGTACGGTGACAACACCTAAAATCCATTCCTGTGGTAACCAATCTGCCAAGGCCCCGCCAAAGACCACCGCCAAGGCATTCAAGATGGCAAACGCGCTGATTGCACCGAATAAAACCGGCCTGACCCGCCCATGTTTTGCGGCCAGCGCCATGCAAACCAATTGGCTTTTATCACCAATTTCGGCCAAACCAATAATGGCAAGGGTTGTTCCAGCTGTTTGCCACCACATATGCATCCTCATTTAAGGCGTAAAATCACAAAATAGGCGAATACCCATATATGATTTCACACGAGGCGGCAAGCTTTCAAAACATACGATTGCAACCGTTGTCGCTATTTTGATATTTTGTCGATGATGGACCTGTAAATTGCATGTTCAACAGACGTATGCGGACTGAACGCACTTTCTTCCTGAGACCCAATGTTACAATTTTGATCCAACGTGACTTTTTCACCCGCCTGAATGCACCCACGACATTTCATCTCTTCAATCAGGATTTGCTTGCTCCACCAGTAAGACAAGAATTCCATTAATTCCAGCGCAAACTCGCTTTCCTGCTTTTCAATTCGAGAAGCCAGACTGGATAATTCTTCCAAATAGCGCCAATGAAGCTTGGAATGGTTCATCAGTGCAATACATCCGATATCTTTCAACAAGTTTTCCTTGTAAGAGAGATAATCGGCTGAATATTCCATCAATTCACCAATCACATTGGCCCGATAATCCGCATCTTCCAGAAGTTCTGGATTATGAAGACAGAGATTAATAATATCGGCGACACGCTGATTCTGCCGATTTAAAGCATCATCACCAATGTCATATTTTTTTCCGTTCCACACGATCTTTTTCACGGTCCGCGCCCTTCCTACTCACACGTACCCAACGTATTTTTCGTGTAAATTAAGAGGAAACAGGCCATACGTATATCCCCATATGGGGACTACTCTAGGCAAATCGCCAAAAGCTTTATTCAACTATACCATTCCATCACGATTGTGTTGACTCTCTTTTCTGTGAAATAGACAAAGCTTATTGGTTTAAGATATGATTACGAACAAAGACTTATGTAACTCTGATAACAACAGACAGAGGTGCGATATGAAAAAGTTCGTTTTATATCTGGTGGCCATCACATTCAGCTTTCCTGCCTTTGGCAAAGGAGAAACACTGGAAGGATGCATTGCCGCTCATGACCGCTGCATTCAAGACTGTCGTAACCTGGAAAGTACGCCAGCCAAGGCAACTTGCATTGCCCAATGTGCAGGTGGTGAAGCCCAATGCGTTGGCCGGGTTGGCATTGGAGAAAGTAAACCCTATATCCGCAAAAAAGCCGACCAGCTGGAAAAGTTACTGGATGACTTTTTTGGTGATATCCTTCCTTTACCCAAAGAAGAAATACCAAAAGATAGCCCTACAGATACATAAGAACGCCCCCTCACCCATTTGAGTGATGCCTGCACACGTCATAATTTATTACTGTTCTAAAAAATAAACTTATGATTCGAATTACGGCTAAGATGTACCAATCTCAGGAATATCTGGAAATTGCAGGCAAGCTTATTATCTGCCCTTATCAGGAAGACCAAAGCCTGTATGGCGTCAACCTGCACGATCTTGTCTGTCAGCTTCATTCCAGCGGTGCCAGCACAATCGACGAATTTCAATCTGTTATTCTGGGGGCCATTGGAAGTTCCAGTCAATTAACAGATATGGACAAGGCGGTTGATATCTTCAAACAAGTCATGATGGACCTCAATAAACTTGGCGTATTACCTGTGCACTCCATTGGTTTACCATCTGCTACTTTTGCCAGCAGGTCTTGATAACGTAGAAAACACCCGAATTTGTTCCAGCCCCAAAGACTTTCCAAGCATAGGCATTAACGCGCAATTTCATAAAACTCATCCAGATGAGTGCGCAAGATATCCATCAACTCCGGGTCAAAAGCTCCTTTGGCGGTGTCCTGATTCATAATTTCCATGACTTTGGCCGGGGGGAGGCTGTCACGATAAGGGCGGCATTGCACCAGAGCCTGAAATTCATCACAAAGCGCCAAAATTTGTGCCTCGCGGTCCAGTTGGTCCTTTTTCAAACTGTAAGGATAACCGGACCCATCCCAGCGTTCATGGTGCATGGCAACCCAATTGGTAATCCGGCTGTTTGGAATCAAATTATGTAACACCATGGCTGAATCAAAACTGTGTCGACGGATAACGGCGCGTTCCTGTGCATTCAAGGGGCCGGGCTTATCCAGAATTTCATCGGGTACGCGCAATTTGCCTGCATCATGTAATAATCCAGCAATTTCAAGGTCGGCCAAATCGGCTTCACTTAAACCACATATGCTGCCCATCCGTCGTGACAAACGGGCAACCTTGACAGAATGGTCTTGAGTGAAGGCACTTTTGGCATCAATAATCCGCCCAACCAGACGGGCAAAGCTCCGGACCTCATCACCACTGACTTCCATTTCATCATCCACATGGTCAAAGTCATCCAACAGATTTTGCATCACCTCCGGGCTACAGGAAAACCAGAAGGCATCGGTTTGTCCCACATCCAGAAACAGCTCAACCAACTCCGGATCAAACAACGTCCCACTGAACTTTTTAATCTGGTTAAAGATACCTGACTTTAACAGGATCAACGGATTGTGCAGCGGGTCCCGGCGACGTTCCTGCGCAGCCAATACATCAATGCGATCTGCCATAAAGATCAGATTGGCCAAACGTTTATCACGATCAGAAATATCCACATCCTGCAATTCTTCCCAACGATCATGATGATACAGCACAGGAACTGCAAATTGTTCCAGCAAGCTTGACTGACCAAGGTATTCAGCGCCGCGCGCACAATGTTCCTTGGCTCGCGACCATTCCATTTCCATGGTCAGGTTGCCATGTTCCTGTGAAGATGACACACCGCAATCATGCAACATGCCCAAATGTGCGGCACCAAGACATTCAAGGTCTGACCAACCCAGTTTTTTGACAAGCTGCATCGCCATGGCCCCAACACGGTGCCCATGATAGAGGTCATCCACCCCCACATAATCCAAGGCATCAGCCAGTGCGCAAATGGCTTTATTCTTATTGAGTTTCAGCATCTCATACCCCCCATGTAGAAACGCGCCCTCTTTTTTTACTCTTCTGGACTTGAAAACCGACAAGATCAGTCGGATTTAACTGGTAATCAGCCTTTAATCTCGTTAGAAGACAACACTGACTATATACAGCTATGTAAGATCATGCAGTCCCCATATAAGAACACAGCCAAAGAGCTGACAAGTTATCGTAAATATTGGGCCCACCGCTTTGGTGTGGCACCGTTTCTGCCCATGTCACGTGCGGAAATGGATGAATTGGGCTGGGACAGCTGCGATATTATTTTGGTCACAGGCGATGCCTATGTAGATCATCCCAGCTTTGGCATGGCCGTGATTGGCCGCACGCTAGAGGCACAAGGTTTTCGCGTCGGCATCATTGCCCAGCCGGACTGGCAAACCACCGACCCATTTAAGGTACTGGGCAAGCCAAATCTGTTTTTCGGCGTCACCTCCGGCAATATGGACAGTATGGTCAATCGCTATACAGCAGATCGTCGCATTCGTTCCAATGACAGCTACACCCCGGATGATGAGGGGGGCAAACGCCCGGACCGTGCCGTTGTGGTCTATTCCCAGCGCTGTCGTGAAGCTTATAAGAATGTGCCTATTATCATTGGCGGGATTGAAGCCTCCTTGCGGCGTATCGCCCATTTTGATTATTGGTCCGATAAGGTACGTCGGTCCATCTTGATGGATAGTAAGGCAGACCTCTTGCTTTATGGCAATGCTGAACGTGCCCTGATTGACGTTGCCCATCGCATTGCCAAGGATGAAGATCCGAAAACATTTTTCGATCTTCGCGGCTGCGCCTTGATGCGTGATGCTTCACAGGATGACTGGACAGAAATGGACCAATCTTCCATTGATGAAGCCCTTGTGCGCGATACACATAACAATGAAAAAATTGTCGTGCGCATTCCCTCTTATGAAACCGTGCGCGATGATAAAGAGCTTTATGCCCAAGCCTCGCGTGTCTTGCATTTAGAAAGCAATCCCGGCAACGCACGACCCATCATACAAGCCCATGGCAAGCGCGATGTTTGGATCACCCCACCGCCCCTGCCACTGTCGACAAAAGAAATGGATTGGGTCTTTGGGCATCCTTATGCACGCAAACCCCACCCCTCTTATGGCGAAGCCCGCATTCCAGCCTGGGATATGATTAAATTTTCCATCAATATTATGCGCGGCTGTTTTGGTGGCTGTTCATTCTGTTCCATCACAGAACATGAAGGACGCATCATCCAAAACCGCAGCCATGAGTCAGTCTTGCATGAAATTGAAGACATGCGTGACAAGGTTGATGGGTTTAAGGGGCAAATTTCTGATCTGGGTGGCCCGACAGCCAATATGTATCGTCTGGCCTGTAAAGATGAGAAAATCCAGAATACCTGTCGTCGCCTGTCTTGTGTCTTTCCCTCAATCTGCAAGAACCTGAATACCAGTCATGAAAGCCTGATTGAACTTTATCGAAAAGCGCGGGCTGTACCCGGTGTCAAAAAAATCTCCATTGGCTCCGGTCTTCGTTATGATTTGGCAGTGAAAAGCCCGACCTATATCAAAGAACTCGTCACCCATCATGTGGGCGGCTATCTAAAAATTGCCCCGGAACATACCGAGGATGCACCGCTTTCAAAAATGATGAAACCGGGCATTGGCTCTTATGATAAATTCAAACAGATGTTTGATGCAGCCGCGAAAAAAGCGGGCAAGGAATATTACCTCATCCCCTATTTTATTGCGGCCCATCCCGGCTGTTCAGATGAAGACATGATGAATTTGGCGCTTTGGCTGAAACGTCATAATTATCGTGCAGATCAGGTGCAAGCCTTTACGCCGACCCCCATGTCCATCGCCACGGCCATGTATTATTCTGAACGCAACCCGATCAAGCCCGTGCGCCGTCGCGGATCTGAGTTTGTTTCGACAGCCAAAGGACTGAAACAACGCCGCCTACATAAAGCGTTCTTGCGCTATCATGATGCCGAAAACTGGCCGCTTTTACGTGAGGCCCTGAAAAAAATGGGCCGTGCAGACCTAATTGGTAACAGTAAAAAGCATCTTGTCCCCAGCTGGCAACCAAAAGGGACCGGCGGCAAAGGGGGGGAAGGTTCACGCACTGGTCGCAAACATAAAAAACAGGAATTCCTCACCACCCATGCCGGAAAAGGCCGACGCAATTTTAAAGGCAAAAAAGGGGCCCAAAAACGCTAGGCTTACAGGACCTATTGTGCCTCAATAATCGCAACAATATCGCTGATGTGGTCCACGACATGGTCCGCGCCCAAGTCTTCAACCGGGACTTTGCGATAGCCATAAGACACGGCGATATTGCGCATGTTGGCGTTTTTCGCCGCTTCAATATCATTGGAGCTGTCACCAATCATGATCGCGTCTCCTGCCTCAAGCCCCATTTCGTTTAAAACAAAATGGATCATTTGCGGATCAGGTTTCTTGCGTTCCAGCTCATCACCACCAACGACCAGTTCGAAATGATCCGCAATCTTTAGATCACCCAGCAAGTTCAACGTCGGCTGTTTGGGCTTATTGGTACATAACGCCAGTCGATACCCTTTATTTTGCAAGCTTGCCAGCGTCTCTTCGCCGCCCTCATAAAGGCAGGTCTCGTCAGCCTCATGACCATCGTAAAACTGCAAAAATTCCTGTGTCAGCTTTGGAATATCTTCCGATGTTGCTTCTGTACCTGTGGCACGAAAAGCCCGTTCAATCAGTTTAGGGGCCCCATTGCCAACAAACGTCATGGTTTCATCAATCGAAATCAAACGACGCCCATATTGGGTCAACAGTTTATTACAGGCTGTGCGCAAGTCCGGGGCACTATCAATCAATGTCCCGTCCAAATCAAAAATAATGGCTTTGGGCTTCATGGTATCCTATCGTTTCAGCTCATATACAAATCGTTCAAAATCGCGTAGAATTCACAATATATTCAAATAATAAGAACAATACATACAAAAACTCTAGGGAGGTGCGCTATGGGGAATATCCAAGAGCTGCGCAAATTTGTTGCCCCTGAATTTATTGTCGGTATTGGCGCGCGAAAACTGGCCCCGCGCTATGTCCATAATTTTGCAGGCACCAAAGCACTGGTTGTAACCGACCCCGGCGTTATTGAAGCCGGATGGGTTGGCGATGTGGTCAATGAATTGATTGCTGAAAATATCGACCATATTGTTTTTGATCAAGTCACCCCAAATCCACGTAACACAGAAGTCATGGCAGGCGCACAGGTGTATCAACAACATGGCTGTGACGTGATTATCGCCATTGGCGGGGGCAGTCCCATGGATTGTGCCAAGGGGATTGGCATTGCTGTCACCAATGAAACCCATGTGGATACATTCGAAGGGGTTGATCAGGTTAATATTCCCGGTCCACCCCTAATCTGTATTCCAACCACCAGCGGCACAGCAGCCGATGTCTCGCAATTTTCCATCATCACCAATATGGCAGAATATCGTAAATACGCGATCATCAGTAAAACCGTGGTCCCCGATGTTTCTTTGATTGATCCGGAAACCAGCCTGACCATGGATGCGCATCTGACAGCCTGCACCGGGATGGATTCACTGGTCCATGCCATTGAAGCGTATTTTTCCCGCGCCAATTCCTCTATGACGGACATGCATGCCTTACAAGGGATGGACTTCTTGCTGGATGCGTTACCCAAAGTCATGGAAAACCCCAATGATCTTGAAGCCCGCTCCAGCGTAACCATGGGCTGCTTGCATGCCGGACTGGCCTTTTCCAACGCAAGCCTGGGTGCTGTTCATGCCATGGCCCATAGTCTGGGCGGTTTGCTTGACCTTCCCCATGGGGAATGTAATGCGATTTTATTGCGCCACGTGGTAGAATTTAATGCCCGCGAGGTCCCGGAACGCCTTGACATTGTGGGGCACAAGTTCGGCCTGCAACTTGATGGTATGCTGACCGGGCAAAAGACCAAACGGGTCTTGCAGGCAATTGAAGATTTATCAAGCCTTGTTGGGATTAAAGACAAGCTTGCAGCAAAAGGAGTCAAAATTTCAGATATTCCTGACCTGGCTGAAAATGCGCTGATTGACCCCTGTATGATTACCAATCCGCGCACCCCGAACAGACGTGATATTGAGTGTGTTTATGAAGAGGCACTCTGATCATTCCCGCCCTCTCCAAAATGATCAGCTCGCCCAAATTGTTGGTCTGGGCGAACGTTCTGCACGCAAAAACTATTACCCCCAACTGCGTGCCCATGTCAGTGAGCTTGAACGTTTTCAAAAGATCATTGATTTGGCCTCCAATGCCTTCCTCATTCTGGATGGGCAAACTTATGAAATTGTTGATTCAAATCAAAAAGCCAAAGAGCTGTTTTCCCTTAACCACGAAGACACGCGCAAACTGGAAGATGGCAACAGCCACCTTGCCCCGCAAATCTGGCAAAATATCGAAAATTGCGCAGATGAATCCCGCCTGTTTGAAGCCTTTGATTATGAGAGCGAAAACTATTACCTCATCGACTTTAAGTGGGTAGAAATCGAACATATTCGCTATGGCATTTTGGAGGCACGCGATATTTCTGAGCGCAAGCGCGCTGAAAAAGCCCTAAAAGAAGCCCGTGACCATTTAGAAGAACGGGTTCAAGAACGCACCGTTAATTTGGAACGCGAAATCGAAGAACGCCGCCAGGTCGAAAACGCCTTGCGCAAAAGTGAAAAAAAGCTCAAACACGCCAAAGAAGAAGCCGAAATGGCCAAT
This sequence is a window from Terasakiella sp. SH-1. Protein-coding genes within it:
- the moaD gene encoding molybdopterin converting factor subunit 1, producing MKVLYFAWLRTKIGCAEEEIDLPKDVNTVAGVLDHLRSRGDAYAEALSADKVIRVAVNQDYAQEVDIVRNEDEFAIFPPVTGG
- a CDS encoding molybdenum cofactor biosynthesis protein MoaE: MIRVQAENFDVGAEINALSKGNTAIGGICSFVGLVRDFQHTKEDEVRVSAMTLEHYPGMTEKKLEEIEAIAQDRWPLEDVLIIHRYGRMEPGENIVLVVTASAHRKAAFEAAEFLMDFLKTKAPFWKLEEDQDGAGSWVDAREADDAAANRWEIKNGAEVAKG
- a CDS encoding IS1595 family transposase codes for the protein MYTRKSRLTSRQQSKLIEHFVAGSTARATAEIVGVQANMAIRFFMRLRQLIASKLPSYRLQGEIEADESYFGGVRKGKRGRGAGGKVAVFGLLKRGGKVYTAIIPNAKTETLLPIIQEKVEPDSIVYTDTFGAYNALDVSDFHHRRINHSKLFADKQNHINGIENFWNQAKRHMRRFNGIKPDHFYWFLKECEWRFNGGNHADLLKQLKIWYKQAKH
- a CDS encoding TIGR00730 family Rossman fold protein yields the protein MVDSPYPPVQAYLNTHFIEGREGRALRILSEYIEPDARFEANNVEDTIIFFGSARTLPRDVAEEQLAEAKKSNGDVARAEMDLHMSRYYEDARELGRRLTEWSKALEGSKKRFVLCTGGGPGIMEAGNRGASEAKGLNMGFNITLPFEQGQNPYITRQLAFEFRYFFMRKFWFMYLAKAMVAFPGGFGTMDELFEALTLIQTDKVSKKLPIVLYGKEFWDDVVNLDALVKYGTISAEDLELIRFCDDVDEAYDYLTRFLEEHAIAEMARSHSKAP
- a CDS encoding TMEM165/GDT1 family protein, with the protein product MWWQTAGTTLAIIGLAEIGDKSQLVCMALAAKHGRVRPVLFGAISAFAILNALAVVFGGALADWLPQEWILGVVTVLFAGFGLHSLFASADEEEEDTVETKAHSLFVTTFLMIFLAELGDKTQIAVAGLAGLYPILFVWLGATVALALTSVLGVIAGKKVLRYLPLIWLHRCAGVLFLTMSAFSAWSLFGYLS
- a CDS encoding hemerythrin family protein; protein product: MKKIVWNGKKYDIGDDALNRQNQRVADIINLCLHNPELLEDADYRANVIGELMEYSADYLSYKENLLKDIGCIALMNHSKLHWRYLEELSSLASRIEKQESEFALELMEFLSYWWSKQILIEEMKCRGCIQAGEKVTLDQNCNIGSQEESAFSPHTSVEHAIYRSIIDKISK
- a CDS encoding HD domain-containing phosphohydrolase codes for the protein MLKLNKNKAICALADALDYVGVDDLYHGHRVGAMAMQLVKKLGWSDLECLGAAHLGMLHDCGVSSSQEHGNLTMEMEWSRAKEHCARGAEYLGQSSLLEQFAVPVLYHHDRWEELQDVDISDRDKRLANLIFMADRIDVLAAQERRRDPLHNPLILLKSGIFNQIKKFSGTLFDPELVELFLDVGQTDAFWFSCSPEVMQNLLDDFDHVDDEMEVSGDEVRSFARLVGRIIDAKSAFTQDHSVKVARLSRRMGSICGLSEADLADLEIAGLLHDAGKLRVPDEILDKPGPLNAQERAVIRRHSFDSAMVLHNLIPNSRITNWVAMHHERWDGSGYPYSLKKDQLDREAQILALCDEFQALVQCRPYRDSLPPAKVMEIMNQDTAKGAFDPELMDILRTHLDEFYEIAR
- a CDS encoding YgiQ family radical SAM protein, which codes for MQSPYKNTAKELTSYRKYWAHRFGVAPFLPMSRAEMDELGWDSCDIILVTGDAYVDHPSFGMAVIGRTLEAQGFRVGIIAQPDWQTTDPFKVLGKPNLFFGVTSGNMDSMVNRYTADRRIRSNDSYTPDDEGGKRPDRAVVVYSQRCREAYKNVPIIIGGIEASLRRIAHFDYWSDKVRRSILMDSKADLLLYGNAERALIDVAHRIAKDEDPKTFFDLRGCALMRDASQDDWTEMDQSSIDEALVRDTHNNEKIVVRIPSYETVRDDKELYAQASRVLHLESNPGNARPIIQAHGKRDVWITPPPLPLSTKEMDWVFGHPYARKPHPSYGEARIPAWDMIKFSINIMRGCFGGCSFCSITEHEGRIIQNRSHESVLHEIEDMRDKVDGFKGQISDLGGPTANMYRLACKDEKIQNTCRRLSCVFPSICKNLNTSHESLIELYRKARAVPGVKKISIGSGLRYDLAVKSPTYIKELVTHHVGGYLKIAPEHTEDAPLSKMMKPGIGSYDKFKQMFDAAAKKAGKEYYLIPYFIAAHPGCSDEDMMNLALWLKRHNYRADQVQAFTPTPMSIATAMYYSERNPIKPVRRRGSEFVSTAKGLKQRRLHKAFLRYHDAENWPLLREALKKMGRADLIGNSKKHLVPSWQPKGTGGKGGEGSRTGRKHKKQEFLTTHAGKGRRNFKGKKGAQKR
- a CDS encoding phosphoglycolate phosphatase, which gives rise to MKPKAIIFDLDGTLIDSAPDLRTACNKLLTQYGRRLISIDETMTFVGNGAPKLIERAFRATGTEATSEDIPKLTQEFLQFYDGHEADETCLYEGGEETLASLQNKGYRLALCTNKPKQPTLNLLGDLKIADHFELVVGGDELERKKPDPQMIHFVLNEMGLEAGDAIMIGDSSNDIEAAKNANMRNIAVSYGYRKVPVEDLGADHVVDHISDIVAIIEAQ
- the ercA gene encoding alcohol dehydrogenase-like regulatory protein ErcA; translation: MGNIQELRKFVAPEFIVGIGARKLAPRYVHNFAGTKALVVTDPGVIEAGWVGDVVNELIAENIDHIVFDQVTPNPRNTEVMAGAQVYQQHGCDVIIAIGGGSPMDCAKGIGIAVTNETHVDTFEGVDQVNIPGPPLICIPTTSGTAADVSQFSIITNMAEYRKYAIISKTVVPDVSLIDPETSLTMDAHLTACTGMDSLVHAIEAYFSRANSSMTDMHALQGMDFLLDALPKVMENPNDLEARSSVTMGCLHAGLAFSNASLGAVHAMAHSLGGLLDLPHGECNAILLRHVVEFNAREVPERLDIVGHKFGLQLDGMLTGQKTKRVLQAIEDLSSLVGIKDKLAAKGVKISDIPDLAENALIDPCMITNPRTPNRRDIECVYEEAL